One uncultured Draconibacterium sp. genomic window, TTTAACCTTATGAACACCTGCGGGAACAATGAAGTTTTGAACAGAACCTACGTAATTAAAAATTGCTACAGTATCCAGTATCTCAGCTGACTGTAGATTAATCTCATCAATTGAATGTGTTTGAATAACTAATGATTTTAAAGAATTTTTTTCGTGAACGGTTCTTGCCTCGTCACTTGCAGAATCGTAATTCTGTCCTATACCAGTAAGAGCGAAAGAAATCGCCAAAAAAAATAAGTAAAGTCGTTTCATGCTAAATGTATTAAGTTGTTAAAAAGTAAGTTGTTTTTGATAATTCCCCTACAAGTTATAAAAACATATGATTAATATCCTATGTTATGCAGCAATTAGTTATCATATAATTATCATTTTCCCAATCTTGGAAATTTTATTTTTTTGACGTAAAAAGTTCCAACAAAAAGCATCATTTAATGCATAAAAAAAGACAGAAACCAAATGGTTTCTGTCTTTTTTTTATACTTTACTATTTTGAATTTTTTATCTCTTGTCGAGTATCAGTTTTTTAACTACACGTTGTCCGTCTGCTTCTATCAATACCATGTACATTCCACTCACCTGGTCTGAGAGATTAAATTGAATTTTATCATTGGCACCGAAGTTCTTTCTGAACACTTCTGCTCCCGATACATTCATTACCTTAATCTCAATATCCGTTGCTGATCTTTCCTGCAATTCCACAGTTACTAATCCTTTTGTTGGATTTGGATACAGGTTTAGTTCAAAACTTCCGGCTCCAATGTCGCCGATTGCTGTTGGATAACCATCCACTTCCAGTACAAATGTATCGCTGGCCATGGCTCCCGATGTATCGGTGGCTGTTACCACAAAACTGTAACTTCCGGTATCGGCAATCATTGGTGTGGCAGTTAATACACCTGCTTCAATGGCTGCCCACGAAGGTAAACTGTCTGTGCCTTCCAGCATCACATCAAACGCAAGTACATCGTCGTCAACATCATCAAACACCACTCCCATCATTGCACTTAGTTCCAGCTCAAACGAGTACGAAGCATTTACAATTGCATCAGGTAGTGGAGTCACCAAATAAGGAGCATCGTTTACAGGATTTACGGTTAGTGCAAATGATACTGTTGTTTGTGCACCTTCGCTGTCCTCAACCACTATTGTTAAACTGTCTGTTCCGCTTTGGTTGGCTCCAAGTGTCAGGCTTATGCTTCCGGTGGTATCTCCATCGGTGTAAACTACTTCAATTCCGCTTACCAGTTCGCTGTTGCTGTTTTCGGCCGTAATACTCAGTGTTTGTTCAACACAGTCAACTCCGGCTGAAATACCACTTAAAGCAATCACTACAGGACCTTCGTCTTCGTTTACACTTACATCGGCTAGCGAATCAATTGTTGGTACTGCATTTTCTGCGCTTACAATAACAGCAAAACTTATGGTATCTTTTTCTTCGCCATAACTTACTTCCCAACTTTCTACAGTTGTTCCTGCAGGGAATAGTCCTTCTGCTCCAAGACCGGCGATTTGTGTAATTGTGGCACAGGCTTTTGAACTGAATACTTCAGGATAAGTGATCGTGGTTTCACATTCTCCGGCTGGTAAACTTATTTCGATATTTTCCACCGAACTCAACAGAACATCAGATGAATCTTTTACATAAACCATAGCTTCGCAGGTACTTTCATTACCGGCTTCATCAAATACACTTACGTCTACTTTTACCGAGTCACCCACCTGGCTGCAGTAAAATACCGACGGGCTGACTTCAACCTGCAGGCTATCGCTGGCTGATGCATTGTCGCTGCTGCCACTGCTGATGGCCACAAGATCGGCTTCGGTCAGTTCGTAGCTGGCACTGTCAGTCAACCACACAGTAATTGAATTACAGTTGGCTACAGGTGCAATTTCATCCTTAACCGTTACTTTGGCTTCGCAGGTGGCTGTGATTCCACTCAGGTTGCTTACGGTCATGGTTATGCTGTTTTCGCCAAGATCGGCCGAAGTAAATACACTTTGCGACAATTCAATACCTGAAATTCCACAGATGGCTGTTGAACCGGCATCGATCATGGATGAATCGATTACAACAAAACCTTCCGAACCAAGTGTAACTTCAATGTCATTGCACGCAACCTCAGGCAACCAGTTATCGGCAATGGTCACTACAGAACTACAGGTAGATACGTTTCCACTTGCGTCTTTTACGCTCATTACAACTGTATTTTCACCAATGTCGTGACAATAAAATTTGGTCTTATCCAGTGAATAGGAAACAATACCGACTGCATCGGTAGAGCCATTATCTATAAACCCTGTGTAAATACGCGCTTTCCCTTCCAAATCAAGTGTTATTCCAATATTCTTACACCTAGCCTCAGGAGCGACCGTATCAATTACTGTTACACTTGAAGTACATGTTCCAACGTTTCCGTTTACATCGACCACCGAAATTACAACAGGGTTTACACCAAGATTTGGACCACTGAATTGAGATTTATCCAATGATATTGAAGCAACTCCACATACGTCATCAGAATCAATATAGACAAAAGAAGTATCAATTGTAACTTCTCCATTTTCATCGAGGTAAATGGTTGTATCCTGGCAAGCCACTGTAGGTAAGGTTGTATCAGTTACAGTTACAGTAAAACTGCAGTATGATTTGTTCCCAGAATCATCGGCAACTTCAAAAGTATTTGTTGTTGTTCCCACAGGAAATTCACTTCCACTAGGTAAACCAGCAGTTTGAGTTATTGATGAGGTATTAAAAGCAAAGTTCTTCAACGCTTCATAATATCCAGAACCAGGAGTGCTCCATTTACCATCTTGGTAATAATAGCCTGTTAACCAAGCTATTTGACCTCCACCAACTATTGTTCTTAGAGTCCATCTTCCAGCACCTACAATGTTAACTGTTTCGTCAGAATATGGGGCATTCAAGGCATCCCAATCACTGATTGCAAAAATTGTTGTTCCAACAATATCATAAATACCTGTAGTAAGATTATTTCCAGGACCAAGTACTGTTAAATCATTATTTCCTCCAAAATCTGAACCGCTACTTCCTCCCAAAAAGCTCTGAATTTGTGTTGAAAAGACAACATCATATCCTGTAACTAATATATTACCTCCTGCCTGAACCCATGCCTCAATATTATTTAACGTTGAAAGAGGAATATTATAGCCCCATCTTGCATCCCACACTATTAGATCATATGCAGATAAATCTCCATTTAGTGTTGAATATCCATTGCTATATTCATTTAATACGCTAGTAACATTATGTCCGTCTGAAACTAATTCATTTGGTACCTCGGTAGCATTATCTGCATAATTATCAACATAAAGCACTTCTAAACTTTGACCTGTACCTCCACTACAATTATCCGTACTTGAAACGGTATAATTTACAACCGCACCACATAACCCGGCATCGTTTGAAACCGATATATTTGCGGGGCAAGTAATCTCTGGTGCTAATGTATCGTTTACGGTTACTGTAAACGTACAGGTATCAACGGCAAATGCCGGAATATCAAGCACAGCACTCTTTTCGGCAACAACAACGGGAACAGATGCTCCGCCATCCCAAACCAATTCATAGGATTGTGTGGTTACGCCAACCGGGAATTCATCTCCACTGGTTAATCCTGAAGCGTCGATCTGCCTAACAGTTGCTGTGTCCCAGGCAGTAGGTTGTGTGTAAGTAACAACTGCTCCACATTCGCCAGCGTCATTGTCTTGTACAATGTCTTCAATACATACAGAAGAAAAGGTTATTATTACCATTCCATCGCCAGAATTGACAGCTGCTAAATTGCTTTGGTTAGTACCGGCATTATATGAACCACCACCACCACCGCTGTAGATGCCACTCCAGGTACCACCTTGTCCACCGGAGTAACCGCCGCCGCCGCCGGACCGACAGTAAATATTATTCCAGCCACCGCCGCCGCCACCAAATCCACCGTCACCGCCGTGATAGGTGTCACCGTCGCTCAGGCCTCCTAATCCACCATTTAAGAATGCATGTCCCCCTTCTTCTCCACCGTTATCATGTATATTTCCTCCTCCATCAGTAAGTAGACCTCCTCCACCACCAGCATCTCCATTAGTGATTCCGCTTTGCCCTCCATTTCCAGAATTTCCACCACCGTCAAGATAAGTGTCAGCACCATCAGTAGTAGAATTTGCGTGGATTTCGGTTATAACCCCAGTTGATGTTCTTCCTCCACCACCGCCAGCAATTATTAAAGGAGTATTATCTGATTCTACAACAAATGTTCCGCCGCCGCCGCCGCCACCTTGGTAAACCCCGGCTGCGGTGCTTTCTTCACCGGCTTGACCAACAAGAATTTTTAGAATTTCACCTTGAGTTAAAGTAAAGATTCCCTCCATTTTCGCACCCAAACCACCATTCGATGTATTTCTATGCCCTCCTTCAGCTCCTAAAACTTCAATAATATAATCACCCGTGAAAGGCACTGTCCATTCTTGTATTCCTTGAGTATTAATAGTTACGAGACCGGCCAAATTAGTTGCTGCATATTCGGCATCTATTTGGACTTGAGTAGGACCTGTTCGTCCTGTTTGACCGCAATTGGTAAAGGTATAAATTTGCGCCCTCAAAGCATTTGTGGTTATTCCTAGCAATAAGAATAAACCTAACTTTAGTAAAGTAGATTTTTGCATAATGTGTGGTTTTAGAAATATTAAAAAGATTAATTATTGATAAAGTAGATACTCAATTTGTGTAATATACTTATAGATATTTTAGGTTAATAAATAGTGGTTTTTAACGATTTCAATTTTGAATATATAAGTTCGGAAATTATAAGGTAAAATCAAAGAGACAATATCAATCTTCTGTTCATTACATCGAATAGTTTGGCAAATAATAATCCTTTTATCAGAATGGGACGGATTTTCTAAATTTGAAATTATATAGAACGACTCCTAGGCTGGTAAAGGTTTGATTGTGTATTAAAATAATACCCTACATATAAGTATCTCAAGTATATTCATAAAAAAAAGACAGAAACCAACTGGTTTCTGTCTTTTAATTATACTGTACTATTTAGTATTTCTTATCTCTTGTCGAGAATCAGTTTTTTAACTACACGTTGTCCGTCGGCTTCTATCAGCACCATGTACATTCCACTCACCTGGTCTGAGAGATTAATTTGAATTTTATCATTGGCACCGAAGTTCTTTCTGAACACTTCTGCTCCCGATACATTCATTACCTTAATCTCAATATCTGTTGCTGATCGTTCCTGTAATTCCACAGTTACTAATCCTTTTGTTGGATTTGGATACAGGTTTAGTTCAAAACTTCCGGCTCCAATGTCGCCGATTGCTGTTGGATAACCATCCACTTCCAGTACAAATGTATCGCTGGCCATGGCTCCCGATGTATCGGTGGCTGTTACCACAAAACTGTAACTTCCGGTATCGGCAATCATTGGTGTGGCAGTTAATACACCTGCTTCAATGGCTGCCCACGAAGGTAAACTGTCTGTGCCTTCCAGCATCACATCAAACGCAAGTACATCGTCGTCAACATCATCAAACACCACTCCCATCATTGCACTTAGTTCCAGCTCAAACGAGTACGAAGCATTTACAATTGCATCAGGTAGTGGAGTCACCAAATAAGGAGCATCGTTTACAGGATTTACGGTTAGTGCAAATGATACTGTTGTTTGTGCACCTTCGCTGTCCTCAACCACTATTGTTAAACTGTCTGTTCCGCTTTGGTTGGCTCCAAGTGTCAGGCTTATGCTTCCGGTGGTATCTCCATCGGTGTAAACTACTTCAATTCCGCTTACCAGTTCGCTGTTGCTGTTTTCGGCCGTAATACTCAGTGTTTGTTCAACACAGTCAACTCCGGCTGAAATACCACTTAAAGCAATCACTACAGGACCTTCGTCTTCGTTTACACTTACATCGGCTAGCGAATCAATTGTTGGTACTGCATTTTCTGCGCTTACAATAACAGCAAAACTTACAGTATCTTTTTCTTCGCCATAACTTACTTCCCAACTTTCTACAGTTGTTCCTGCAGGGAATAGTCCTTCTGCTCCAAGACCGGCGATTTGTGTAATTGTGGCACAGGCTTTTGAACTGAATACTTCAGGATAAGTGATCGTGGTTTCACATTCTCCGGCTGGTAAACTTATTTCGATATTTTCCACCGAACTCAACAGAACATCAGATGAATCTTTTACATAAACCATAGCTTCGCAGGTACTTTCATTACCGGCTTCATCAAATACACTTACGTCTACTTTTACCGAGTCACCCACCTGGCTGCAGTAAAATACCGACGGGCTGACTTCAACCTGCAGGCTATCGCTGGCTGATGCATTGTCGCTGCTGCCACTGCTGATGGCCACAAGATCGGCTTCGGTCAGTTCGTAGCTGGCACTGTCAGTCAACCACACAGTAATTGAATTACAGTTGGCTACAGGTGCAATTTCATCCTTAACCGTTACTTTGGCTTCGCAGGTGGCTGTGATTCCACTCAGGTTGCTTACGGTCATGGTTATGCTGTTTTCGCCAAGATCGGCCGAAGTAAATACACTTTGCGACAATTCAATACCTGAAATTCCACAGATGGCTGTTGAACCGGCATCGATCATGGATGAATCGATTACAACAAAACCTTCCGAACCAAGTGTAACTTCAATGTCGTTACAGGCAACCTCAGGCAACCAGTTATCGGCAATGGTTACTAAAGAACTACAAGTAGATACGTTTCCGCCAACATCGGTTACACTCATTACAACTGTGTGTTCGCCAATGTCATGACAATAAAACTTAGTCATATCCAAAGTATAAGAAACAATACCTCCTTCATCTGTAGATCCGTCATCAATAAATCCCGGATAAATACGTGCCTTGCCTTCCAGATCGAGCGTTATTCCAATATTCTTACACCTGGCTTCAGGGGCAATCGTATCCATAACTGTCACGGTTGAAATACAGGATCCAACATTGCCGTTTATATCCGAAACCAAAACATTTACAAAATTAGCCCCCAGATTATCGCCGGAAAAGTCGGTTTTACTTAACCAAACATCTGCAATACCACAAGCATCATTTGCATTGCTGTATACGAAACCGGTATCGATTGAAGCTACTCCATTTGAATCGAGATAAATGATCGTATCCTGACAGGAAACAACCGGTACTATGGTATCCAGAACCGTTACCTCCGAAATACAACTGGAAGAGTTACCATGATTATCATTTACTGTCAGAGTAACAGTATTCGCTCCAATATTTGAACAATCAAAGTCTGACACATCCAAGGTCAGATTTGAAATTCCACAAGCATCAGTCGAACTACTATCAACATAACTACCGTTAATACTGATATTTCCACCGGCATCTAAATAAACTACAGTATCCTTACATTGTGCTACTGGAGAAATGGTATCCAATACAGTTACCAACGAAGTACAAGTAGAAGAATTGCCGTAAATATCGCTGACAGTAACAGTTACTTCAACTGCTGTTACAGGAACTTTTCTTACACTTGCCAAACCGCCAAGTGCACCACCATTAAATCCTGTATCTCCTATTTCAGTAGCTAATCCGGATGTTTTATTTATGCTGTAAAGTTTTCCTGTGAATGGCGACTGTCCGCCACCTCCGTACATAATTCCATTATGATACTCCAGAGACCCCAGGTTTACTCCCATATCTCCAACTGGTGCAGCAACTCCGGTATTCCGATCTATAGAAACCAAAAAGGTTCCGCCACCTCCCTGACAACCATATAAAACATCGGTTGATTCGTCGTATGCCAAACCACTTAAAGGGCCAACACCTGTCAATCCAATGTTTGTTACAGCGCCAGTCCATGGATCCAATTTTGCAAACATGGATGCTCCATTAGGAGATTCAATATAAGCTCCATACAAGGTGTCACCGATCCATTCCAAACCGGTGAATGATCCACCATTGCCAATTGGGCTGCCTTTTAATGTTGTAAATCCAAGATCAATTTCACTACCGCCAAACGCGCCATTGGGGAATTGTCCATAAGTTCTCATTGTTGAATCATTGTACTCCAACTCAGTAAAACCTTGCCCCAGATTTCCAAGTAAAGTGCCATTCCCTGTAGAAACATCGATGATAAATAACTCACCCGTGTTATTTACTCCATATAAACCGGCAACATATGTTCCGGCACCAAGTGGAGGTACAGCATCATCACAATCAAAAGATGTTTGGCTTAACTCAATAGTAGCCGTTTCACAACCATCACCCGATCCGTTGTTAACAAATGAAGAATCAATTGTTGCAAATCCAGTAGCATCCAGATAAACTGTTGTATCCTTACAACTTGCAATCGGCGCAATTGTATCAAGCAGTGTTACAGTGGAGCTACAGCTTGAAACATTTGAATTTGCATCAGTAATGGTTAGAACAACAGAATTGGCACCAATATTTGAGCAATCGAAATCCGACACATCAAGTGTCATCGTAAGAATACTACAATTGTCTGATGATCCATTATCGATAAACGAAGAGTCGATACTAACACTATTACTGCCATCGAGATAAATAGTCGTATCCTTACAAATTGCAGTTGGTGAAATTGTATCAAGAATTGTTACCGTGGCGTTACATGTTGCTTGGTTAGAACTTCCGTCAGCCGCAGTTAAAACAACCGCGTTTGCGCCTATATCTGAACAATCGAAGCTGGTAATGTCAACACTTAAACTTGCAATACCACAATTATCTGCTGATGTGTTCACTACAAACGAAGAGTCGATAGTGGCATTGCCATTCCCATCCAAATACACGGTAGTATCTTTACAGGTAACAGAAGGAGAAACCGTATCAATTACTGTAACAGTAGCCTGGCATATGGAAGCATTTGAACTGCCATCGGTTACAGTTAAGGTTACCGAATTTGCGCCAATATCGGCACAGGTAAACGACGTTAATGAAGCACTCAAAGAAACCGAGCCACAATTATCGCCAGAACCTCCATCAAGATCTGATGCAACAATCGTTGCATTGCCAGCTCCGTCGAGATAAACGCTAATATTATTACAATCCGCAGTCGGCGAAACAGTGTCTAAAACTGTTACTGTTGAAGTACAGGTTTCGGTACTTAAATTATCGTAATAAGCAGTAACAACAACCGAGTTTGCTCCTTTATCAGCACAAGTAAAATTATATGTGTCAATTTTTACCGAATCAACGCCACAGGCAGCTGAAGTTAATGAAGTTAAATCACTTTCAACAATTGAAGCACTCCCTGAGCCATCCAAATACACATTGATATCATTGCAACTTAAAGCCGCCGACACGTCTCCGTTTATTCGAATGTTATCGAATACCAATTCTTCCGTTCCGCCATCCTGCTGGACAACTATGCGGATTTTCATTTCAGTTCCTGATCCCGAAAAGTTAAATGAAAAGTCATCAACCGAACCATTTGGAACAGTTGCACCATAAGGGCCACCTCCACCAACGGTATCAGTAGAATTATCCAGGTCTACACGCAAATCTCCACCAAAAGGATCATCGCCCTGGAATAGTCCGAATGTATTCCATCCGTTGTCATCAATATTGTATTGCAAAAGTATATTATCGGTTTGTTCCCAACGAGTACCGTCATTATTACTGGTTCCCATTAAAATTTCAAACGTAAAACTTGAATTTCCAACAATATTCAGTGGAGCAAACTCAATCACACCTTCCAGGCCACTGCTTGCAGCGCTGATCACATCTTCACTGGCCCAGAAATAACTGCCGTCTATTCCGGTTACAGCATCGGCATGGCCTGCAGGCTGTGTATTGGTGCGATAAAAATAATCGCTGTTTGGAAAGTCGGTAAATGTATTCGAAACATATCTTATACCTTCACCATCCGATTCAAAACTCTCATCAAACGGCAAACAAACCACTTCGGAAATTACATCCATAATCGCAATATTTCGCGACTGTACATTACTGTCATCAGTACCATCATTAACCTTAAAGCAAATTTCACGGGTAACATTTGATGGATTTGTTGTATTTGTATTTTGGTACTGTACAGCTCTTAATGCAGCCTGATAATTGCTCAGAGAGGAAGTACCGGTTAGTTTGAGAATACCGGTTGAACTATTGTATGATCCAACAATACCATTTGCAGGAGTAAAACTAAGTACATCTTCCCCTAAGGTAAAACCTGTGCAAATTTCAACTGAAGCACTGTCTAAATCTGTGTCATCAGCATCAGAGACAGTAATAGAACTACTAACCGCAACCGCTGCATCACCTTCTGAGAAAACAATTGTTGAACTTTCAATTGCTGCCAGAACAGGTGCAAAGTTTGCAGGAGGTCCTGCATCTCCCTGCACGACAATCTGGTCGAATGCAAATTCTTCAGAGCCATCATGTCCGTCAAGATATATACGAACAAGCAAACTGGTTCCACCAGCAGGCGCGTTAAAAGTATAGTTTGTAAATGTTGTTGTCAGAATAGGTTCTCCTGTGTCAGCAGTACCATCAAGATTCGTATCTCGTCTAAGATTGCCTCCAAAGGTATCATCACCAACAAACCTTCCGATAGTGAAATAATTAGTACCGCCATCGATACTGGCCTGAATTTCAACCTTATCGTTCGGTTCCCAACGTAATATTGTTGCATCCTGACCAACGGCCATAAACAAAGAAACAGTTACATTTGAGTACGAAGAAATGTCGATTGAATTTAATGTAAGTGTGGAAAAAGTCGCATTTGGATTATCAACAGATTCAATGTCTTCTGAAACCCAAAAATAACTTCCCTGAACACTTAGGAGTGCATTACCAAATCCCGCAGTTGAACAAATATATGGATTGGAATTTGTGCGAACAAAATAATCGTTATTTGTACAATTGAAAAATGTGGATGAGGTATATCGTGTTCCTTCTCCATCTGTCTCAAAACCTTCAGTTAAAATGGTGGTCTGAGCAAGAAGTGAGAATGAAAAGAATATAAAAATTGATACTAAAAGTAAACTTCGATTCATATTGAGAGTTTAAATTATTTTCGAAAATTATTCTGTATTTGAGTTGTGGAAAAATCAATAAAGACTAACTCCTGGATGGATAAATCCCAACGAGAGCAATAATATAATTCACACACTGAAAAGGCTGCACATTGGTATGAGACTGATTACCACCATTGTTTGCAATGGTTAAATCAACTCCATTCGCTTTCATATTTCCATTTGGAGTTTCGGCATAACCTTCGGCTCCGTTGGTTAATGAAGCCGGTACCATTCCTGCAGGATTTGATTCATCAGGCTGACCACTTGCACTTTGAACGGTTCCGGTACCGGTATGAGAATGAGAAGGCAGTTGAGCTGTAGTAAGAGTTACGTTTTCGACTCCGCCTTTTTCTCCCAAACGACGTGATGATAAACCCGGACCATTACCGGGATGCATTGGCACACGTCCTCTTAAATCGGGCAAGCCGAAAGTTGTTCGTCCATCACCACCATAGGTTGTACCCAGAATAGAAAACAAAGCTGTATTTTGAGCAATGGATAAAAGTTGTCCATCGCAAAATGCCCATCCACGGGGTGCAAAGTTGCCCCCAAACATTACTATTTGACCAATAAAAGGATCCATAATTTTATCTTTTTAATTTCTTGATGGGAAAATTCCCTCTAACGCGATAATATAATTCACACATTGGTAAGGCTGAACATTTGTATGCGCTTGTCCACCTCCTGTATTACCAACAGCAAGTGTTACTCCATTGGCTTTCATATTTCCGTTTGGAGTCTCGGCATAACCTTCGGCACCGTTTGTTAATGAGGCAGGCACCATTCCGGCTGGATTCGACTCATCAGGTTGGCCGCTTGCACATTGAATTGTACCTGTTCCTGTATGATTATGGGAAGGCATTTGAGTAGTAGTCAAGGTTACAGTTTCAGTACCTGACTTTTGCCCAAGAGGACGCGGGGTTAAACCTGGACCGCTACCGGCGTGCATAGCCAGACGGCCTCTTAAATCGGGCAAAGCAAATGTTGTACGTCCATCGCCACCATAAGTAGTACCAAGAATTGAGAACAGTGCCTGATAACTATTTATAGGCAATAACTGGCCGTCGCAAAGCGCCCAGCCACGCGGCGCAAAATTGCCACCGAACATTAAAATTTCTCCAATAAAGGGTTCCATAATTTATTTATTTAGAGTTAATACTAGTTAAATTGATAAGTTAAAACTGATTTCAGAGAAGTCTTCCTTGCTTTGTTTCTTAGGAAAAATCCTGTCGCCAAGATTCTGGTTTAATTCCCAGTGCTTGTCTGTAATATGCGCACCGAATTCAGTAAGAATTAATTCTGTGGTATAAAACGATTCAGGAGTAGAAAGTTTTAAATACAATCTTGCTGATTTTCCAAACTCCTTTTTAGGGAAATCACAAACAAAACGATACCGTCCCTCATCATCAACATTAATACTGGCAATTGGATTCGAAGAATTGCCTGATAATACATGTAAAACAGCATTTGCTTTTGGCAACAAGTTTTGCTTATCATAAACTTTACCAGAAACAGCAATGTAATTTTCATGAAAAAATCCTGTTCTTAAATCCGGAACTGATAAATCAAAGTTTGTCTCTGTATTATTCCCTGCCTTTAAAATCGTCGAGGAAAGTAAAGAAATTCCAACAGTAGCAAATGCTGAGTTTTTTAAAAAGTTTCTCCTTGTAGAGTGTTTTTCCATAGTCATTTGAAGATTTTGATTTTATTATTAACCCTAATTTTTTTCAAATTACAACTTAATTTTTAGAGTTATTATGTTTCATAACCAATTATGCTGAGTTATTGTTCCCGGGATTAGCCAAATTTTAGTTTGAATTAAATAATCGATCCCGGTTAGGGTATGTAACACTTTCTTCTTTTACCATATTTTGCGATGTGTTTAAATATTGCATCCAATTATTGTCAATTTAAGACCTTTTTTTCTTTTTATGGCCATATTTACAGTATTTTTTATAAATATTTTCAAACAGGTCTAACATAATATTCGATATTCGAATGGATTGTGCTGTTCAATTCCGAATAAAAAGGACAAGCATAAGTATGATTTCCAAACTATTACATCGGAACCAAATAAAATCAAAACTACGATTAAAAATATCTGGTGGCTGTCACAAAAAAAGGACAGAAACCA contains:
- a CDS encoding T9SS type A sorting domain-containing protein produces the protein MNRSLLLVSIFIFFSFSLLAQTTILTEGFETDGEGTRYTSSTFFNCTNNDYFVRTNSNPYICSTAGFGNALLSVQGSYFWVSEDIESVDNPNATFSTLTLNSIDISSYSNVTVSLFMAVGQDATILRWEPNDKVEIQASIDGGTNYFTIGRFVGDDTFGGNLRRDTNLDGTADTGEPILTTTFTNYTFNAPAGGTSLLVRIYLDGHDGSEEFAFDQIVVQGDAGPPANFAPVLAAIESSTIVFSEGDAAVAVSSSITVSDADDTDLDSASVEICTGFTLGEDVLSFTPANGIVGSYNSSTGILKLTGTSSLSNYQAALRAVQYQNTNTTNPSNVTREICFKVNDGTDDSNVQSRNIAIMDVISEVVCLPFDESFESDGEGIRYVSNTFTDFPNSDYFYRTNTQPAGHADAVTGIDGSYFWASEDVISAASSGLEGVIEFAPLNIVGNSSFTFEILMGTSNNDGTRWEQTDNILLQYNIDDNGWNTFGLFQGDDPFGGDLRVDLDNSTDTVGGGGPYGATVPNGSVDDFSFNFSGSGTEMKIRIVVQQDGGTEELVFDNIRINGDVSAALSCNDINVYLDGSGSASIVESDLTSLTSAACGVDSVKIDTYNFTCADKGANSVVVTAYYDNLSTETCTSTVTVLDTVSPTADCNNISVYLDGAGNATIVASDLDGGSGDNCGSVSLSASLTSFTCADIGANSVTLTVTDGSSNASICQATVTVIDTVSPSVTCKDTTVYLDGNGNATIDSSFVVNTSADNCGIASLSVDITSFDCSDIGANAVVLTAADGSSNQATCNATVTILDTISPTAICKDTTIYLDGSNSVSIDSSFIDNGSSDNCSILTMTLDVSDFDCSNIGANSVVLTITDANSNVSSCSSTVTLLDTIAPIASCKDTTVYLDATGFATIDSSFVNNGSGDGCETATIELSQTSFDCDDAVPPLGAGTYVAGLYGVNNTGELFIIDVSTGNGTLLGNLGQGFTELEYNDSTMRTYGQFPNGAFGGSEIDLGFTTLKGSPIGNGGSFTGLEWIGDTLYGAYIESPNGASMFAKLDPWTGAVTNIGLTGVGPLSGLAYDESTDVLYGCQGGGGTFLVSIDRNTGVAAPVGDMGVNLGSLEYHNGIMYGGGGQSPFTGKLYSINKTSGLATEIGDTGFNGGALGGLASVRKVPVTAVEVTVTVSDIYGNSSTCTSLVTVLDTISPVAQCKDTVVYLDAGGNISINGSYVDSSSTDACGISNLTLDVSDFDCSNIGANTVTLTVNDNHGNSSSCISEVTVLDTIVPVVSCQDTIIYLDSNGVASIDTGFVYSNANDACGIADVWLSKTDFSGDNLGANFVNVLVSDINGNVGSCISTVTVMDTIAPEARCKNIGITLDLEGKARIYPGFIDDGSTDEGGIVSYTLDMTKFYCHDIGEHTVVMSVTDVGGNVSTCSSLVTIADNWLPEVACNDIEVTLGSEGFVVIDSSMIDAGSTAICGISGIELSQSVFTSADLGENSITMTVSNLSGITATCEAKVTVKDEIAPVANCNSITVWLTDSASYELTEADLVAISSGSSDNASASDSLQVEVSPSVFYCSQVGDSVKVDVSVFDEAGNESTCEAMVYVKDSSDVLLSSVENIEISLPAGECETTITYPEVFSSKACATITQIAGLGAEGLFPAGTTVESWEVSYGEEKDTVSFAVIVSAENAVPTIDSLADVSVNEDEGPVVIALSGISAGVDCVEQTLSITAENSNSELVSGIEVVYTDGDTTGSISLTLGANQSGTDSLTIVVEDSEGAQTTVSFALTVNPVNDAPYLVTPLPDAIVNASYSFELELSAMMGVVFDDVDDDVLAFDVMLEGTDSLPSWAAIEAGVLTATPMIADTGSYSFVVTATDTSGAMASDTFVLEVDGYPTAIGDIGAGSFELNLYPNPTKGLVTVELQERSATDIEIKVMNVSGAEVFRKNFGANDKIQINLSDQVSGMYMVLIEADGQRVVKKLILDKR
- a CDS encoding tail fiber protein, whose translation is MDPFIGQIVMFGGNFAPRGWAFCDGQLLSIAQNTALFSILGTTYGGDGRTTFGLPDLRGRVPMHPGNGPGLSSRRLGEKGGVENVTLTTAQLPSHSHTGTGTVQSASGQPDESNPAGMVPASLTNGAEGYAETPNGNMKANGVDLTIANNGGNQSHTNVQPFQCVNYIIALVGIYPSRS
- a CDS encoding tail fiber protein — encoded protein: MEPFIGEILMFGGNFAPRGWALCDGQLLPINSYQALFSILGTTYGGDGRTTFALPDLRGRLAMHAGSGPGLTPRPLGQKSGTETVTLTTTQMPSHNHTGTGTIQCASGQPDESNPAGMVPASLTNGAEGYAETPNGNMKANGVTLAVGNTGGGQAHTNVQPYQCVNYIIALEGIFPSRN